A single genomic interval of Microbulbifer variabilis harbors:
- a CDS encoding type I restriction endonuclease subunit R has translation MITEDQLEQLCLEWFNTLGYNYTCGYDIAPDGDTPERSDYRQIILHKRLLSSLEVINPQVPLSTLERVTQQIATPETPILIKNNKQFHQWLQEGVKVEFKDNNGEVVTDYVKLVDFANTKRNEFLVVNQYTITGTKGSRRPDIIVFINGLPLAVIELKNPADNSADIWSAYQQLQTYKEEIPDLFIFNQALVISDGLNARVGSLTASKERFLPWRVVNNEHDKPHFEYFLETLVKGFFKPELLLDYIRHFVLFEQDGDQIVKKIAGYHQFHAVRQAVKATVVAAEQSSAVTEPRANYADKVEPGSGKAGVVWHTQGSGKSISMVCYASKLLAQPAMNNPTIVVVTDRNDLDGQLYNTFCMAADALKQTPVQAGDRDELRQIVAARQSGGIVFTTVQKFALLGEETSHPVLSRRHNIVVVSDEAHRSHYGDKARFNTQKGTYAFGYSKHMRDALPAASFIGFTGTPVDSADKDTRRVFGEYVSIYDIQDAVDDGATVPIYYESRLAKLDIHAADIEALNEDVEEVIEDEEDVAEREKTKSHWATLEKLVGSQPRVEQVAKDLIQHFDSRTASMPGKAMIVAMSREICVDLYDAIVAIKPEWHHPDTDKGAIKIVMTGSASDKAKLQPHIYNKETKKAFEKRFKDVNDPLQLVIVRDMWLTGFDAPICHTMYIDKPMKGHNLMQAIARVNRVFKDKPGGLVVDYIGIANELKQALKTYTGSNGKGKPTHDAHEAYAILLEKLGVLHDMMHGFDYSQYETQALQLLPGAMNHILSLKNPGSGELDGKRRFLDVMAALSKAYTLCSTLEDAAPYKKEIAFWGAVKNAITKFTAIDKRRTDEEKNSALKQIIDNAIVTDGVDDIFSMVGLDRPNIGLLSPEFMEDVANLKEKNLAVELLERLLRDEVKARMKTDVVSEKKYSDRIMEALRKYHNRAIETAQVIEELIQMAKDMADDAQMAENSGLNTDEIAFYRALIQNQSAVKELGDNNLRELAKYVTQQLRKSTTVDWQVRDSVRAKLRNLVRRALRKWKYPPDGADEAVQLCLKQAETLSHSWSA, from the coding sequence ATGATCACGGAAGACCAACTAGAACAACTCTGCCTAGAATGGTTTAACACTCTAGGCTACAACTATACCTGCGGCTACGATATCGCCCCCGACGGCGATACCCCGGAGCGCAGCGACTACCGCCAGATTATCCTGCACAAGCGCCTGCTAAGCAGCCTGGAAGTTATCAACCCCCAGGTGCCGCTATCCACCCTTGAGCGAGTCACCCAGCAGATCGCCACACCCGAAACACCCATCCTGATCAAAAACAATAAACAGTTTCACCAGTGGTTGCAGGAAGGGGTCAAGGTCGAGTTTAAGGATAACAACGGCGAAGTAGTAACCGACTATGTAAAGCTGGTGGACTTCGCCAATACCAAGCGCAACGAATTTTTGGTCGTCAACCAATACACCATCACCGGCACCAAGGGAAGTCGCCGCCCGGACATTATCGTATTTATCAATGGCTTGCCGCTGGCGGTGATTGAGCTGAAAAACCCCGCCGACAACAGCGCTGATATCTGGTCAGCCTACCAGCAGCTGCAAACCTACAAAGAAGAAATCCCCGACCTGTTTATTTTTAACCAGGCGCTGGTCATCAGCGATGGCCTCAATGCCCGCGTCGGCTCCCTCACCGCCAGCAAAGAGCGCTTTTTGCCCTGGCGGGTGGTCAATAACGAGCACGACAAACCGCACTTTGAGTATTTCTTAGAAACCCTGGTAAAAGGCTTCTTTAAGCCCGAACTGTTGTTGGACTATATCCGCCACTTTGTTCTGTTTGAGCAGGACGGCGATCAAATCGTTAAAAAGATCGCCGGTTATCACCAGTTCCACGCGGTGCGCCAAGCGGTGAAAGCGACCGTGGTTGCCGCCGAGCAATCCAGCGCGGTGACCGAACCCCGAGCGAATTATGCCGATAAAGTAGAACCCGGTTCCGGCAAGGCCGGGGTGGTTTGGCACACCCAGGGCTCCGGCAAGTCCATCTCCATGGTGTGTTACGCCAGCAAGTTGCTGGCACAGCCCGCCATGAATAATCCCACTATCGTAGTTGTCACCGACCGCAATGATCTGGATGGCCAGCTGTATAACACCTTCTGTATGGCCGCCGATGCCCTCAAACAGACCCCGGTACAGGCCGGCGACAGAGACGAGCTGCGCCAGATAGTCGCCGCGCGCCAGTCCGGCGGTATCGTGTTTACCACGGTGCAAAAATTTGCCCTACTCGGCGAGGAAACCAGCCACCCGGTGTTGAGCCGCCGCCACAATATCGTCGTGGTCAGCGATGAGGCCCACCGCAGCCATTATGGCGACAAGGCCAGGTTCAACACCCAAAAGGGCACTTACGCCTTCGGCTATTCCAAGCATATGCGCGATGCCTTGCCGGCGGCCTCGTTTATCGGCTTTACCGGTACCCCGGTCGACTCGGCCGATAAAGATACACGCAGGGTATTTGGTGAGTATGTCTCCATCTACGATATTCAGGATGCGGTAGACGATGGCGCCACGGTGCCCATCTACTATGAATCGCGCCTGGCCAAGCTGGATATCCACGCGGCCGATATCGAGGCGCTGAACGAGGATGTTGAAGAGGTTATTGAGGACGAAGAAGATGTGGCCGAGCGGGAGAAAACCAAATCCCACTGGGCCACGCTGGAAAAACTCGTCGGCAGCCAGCCCCGGGTGGAGCAGGTGGCCAAAGATTTAATCCAGCATTTCGACAGCCGCACCGCCTCCATGCCCGGCAAGGCCATGATCGTGGCTATGAGCCGCGAGATCTGTGTTGACCTCTACGATGCCATCGTCGCTATCAAGCCGGAGTGGCACCACCCAGACACCGACAAGGGCGCGATCAAAATTGTGATGACCGGTTCGGCATCGGACAAAGCCAAGTTGCAGCCGCATATCTACAACAAAGAAACCAAGAAAGCGTTTGAAAAGCGCTTTAAGGATGTGAACGATCCGTTACAGCTGGTGATCGTGCGGGATATGTGGCTCACCGGCTTCGATGCCCCCATTTGCCACACCATGTATATCGACAAGCCCATGAAGGGCCACAACCTGATGCAGGCTATTGCGCGGGTTAACCGGGTGTTTAAAGACAAGCCCGGCGGCTTGGTGGTGGACTACATCGGCATTGCCAACGAGTTAAAGCAGGCACTTAAGACCTATACCGGTTCTAACGGTAAGGGCAAACCCACCCACGACGCCCATGAAGCCTACGCCATTCTGCTGGAAAAGCTCGGCGTACTGCACGATATGATGCACGGCTTTGATTACAGCCAGTACGAGACCCAGGCCCTGCAACTGTTGCCAGGCGCCATGAACCATATCCTCAGCCTGAAAAACCCCGGCAGCGGCGAGCTGGATGGTAAACGGCGCTTTCTCGATGTGATGGCTGCGCTCAGCAAGGCCTACACCCTGTGCAGCACCCTGGAGGACGCCGCGCCCTACAAGAAAGAGATCGCCTTCTGGGGCGCGGTGAAAAACGCCATCACCAAGTTCACCGCCATCGACAAGCGCCGCACCGATGAGGAAAAGAACTCCGCACTCAAGCAGATTATCGACAACGCCATTGTCACCGACGGTGTGGATGATATCTTCAGCATGGTGGGCCTGGACCGCCCGAATATCGGCTTGCTGTCTCCTGAATTTATGGAAGACGTCGCCAATCTGAAAGAAAAAAACCTGGCCGTTGAGCTGCTCGAACGGCTACTGCGCGACGAAGTAAAAGCGCGCATGAAAACCGATGTGGTGTCAGAGAAAAAATACTCCGACCGCATTATGGAAGCCCTGCGCAAATACCACAATCGCGCCATTGAAACCGCTCAGGTGATTGAAGAACTGATCCAGATGGCCAAGGACATGGCCGACGATGCACAGATGGCGGAAAACTCCGGCCTCAATACCGACGAAATCGCCTTCTACCGCGCCTTAATCCAAAACCAGTCGGCGGTAAAAGAACTGGGCGATAACAATCTTCGCGAACTCGCCAAATACGTCACCCAGCAGCTGCGCAAATCCACCACCGTGGACTGGCAGGTGCGCGACAGCGTGCGCGCCAAACTGCGCAACCTGGTGCGCCGCGCACTGCGCAAATGGAAATACCCACCGGATGGGGCGGATGAGGCGGTGCAACTGTGCTTAAAACAGGCGGAGACATTGAGTCATAGCTGGAGTGCTTAG
- a CDS encoding PhnD/SsuA/transferrin family substrate-binding protein has protein sequence MTILNLTYYNDFYQGSSPSKIRTTINLFSKKLAVWLSENSTGTVLINVRDGMTVLEQYDDMCNDHSQIALMKPVEYIFAHKKNNHIIPACAAYRSANGKKDTYYFSQIYVNKESGIKSLSDLKKNPGKFRIAYGNRFSTSSFLIPAAHLKRLNIHPFLHFKKSIFAGCQNLAAKAVYLGEADIGTGHEAVIKSLGETYADAEDKLVQLHREKIYTDPLVINKIPLPESISFNLIQKGLIEVVKDPEIRKSLSIFWRGMQGLSPVSHHSYQTVESAINDMHLKENDILY, from the coding sequence ATGACTATTTTAAATCTGACTTACTATAATGATTTTTATCAGGGTTCCTCCCCATCAAAAATACGCACAACCATTAATTTATTTTCAAAAAAATTAGCTGTCTGGCTGTCAGAAAATTCAACCGGAACAGTTCTTATTAATGTAAGGGATGGCATGACTGTCCTAGAGCAATATGATGACATGTGTAATGATCACTCTCAAATTGCCCTAATGAAGCCTGTAGAATATATTTTTGCCCATAAAAAAAACAACCATATAATACCTGCCTGTGCTGCATACCGTTCAGCAAATGGCAAAAAAGACACCTATTATTTTTCGCAGATTTATGTCAACAAGGAATCCGGCATCAAGTCCCTCTCTGACTTAAAGAAAAATCCAGGAAAATTCAGGATTGCTTATGGAAATAGATTTTCCACATCCAGCTTCTTAATCCCTGCAGCTCATTTAAAAAGACTTAATATTCATCCATTTCTGCATTTCAAAAAGTCAATTTTCGCCGGGTGCCAAAATTTGGCGGCAAAAGCAGTATACTTAGGAGAGGCCGATATAGGTACCGGCCATGAAGCAGTAATCAAATCACTGGGTGAAACGTACGCCGATGCAGAAGACAAGTTAGTTCAATTGCATAGAGAGAAAATCTATACTGACCCATTAGTTATAAATAAAATTCCCTTGCCAGAGAGCATCTCTTTTAACCTGATACAAAAAGGGCTTATCGAAGTTGTCAAAGATCCTGAAATTAGAAAGTCTTTAAGCATTTTTTGGAGGGGCATGCAAGGGCTTAGCCCTGTCTCTCACCATAGTTATCAAACCGTTGAATCGGCAATAAATGATATGCACTTAAAAGAAAATGACATTCTGTATTAG
- a CDS encoding low molecular weight protein-tyrosine-phosphatase — protein sequence MNIKPRYSILFVCLGNICRSPLAESVFRTKAQLAGFSFLVDSAGIINQHVGERPDQRALKLGEDNGYSFRNFHARQVREGDFSRFDYILAMDNETLKSLKSLSPIQYQSKLYLFLDFAGDTTKKNIPDPYFGGLSDFKKTLSAIEQGVDLLIEKLKEENN from the coding sequence TTGAATATCAAACCTCGCTATTCGATATTGTTTGTCTGCTTAGGTAATATCTGTCGATCTCCTCTTGCCGAGTCAGTCTTTCGCACCAAAGCACAACTCGCAGGATTTTCTTTTTTGGTAGATTCTGCAGGAATTATTAATCAACATGTTGGCGAAAGGCCCGACCAGCGAGCGTTGAAACTAGGTGAGGATAACGGCTATTCATTCAGAAATTTCCATGCAAGGCAGGTCCGAGAGGGAGACTTTTCTAGGTTTGATTATATATTGGCAATGGACAATGAGACGCTAAAATCACTTAAATCTCTTTCTCCAATCCAATATCAATCAAAACTGTATCTATTCTTAGACTTTGCTGGAGACACAACAAAAAAAAACATACCAGACCCCTATTTTGGGGGCTTAAGTGACTTTAAAAAAACATTAAGCGCTATTGAACAGGGAGTAGACTTACTTATTGAAAAATTAAAAGAAGAAAATAATTAA
- a CDS encoding acyl-CoA thioesterase, with product MSEAPRNLLYQETLAVRWGDMDAFGHINNATYFTYFEQCRCSWLASIYSSGALSSNQGDGPVLLNASANFHLPLVFPANITISMYGGNPGRSSFNSYYEIRDADNTDKLYTTGEAKIVWVDQQAGKSMPVPDDIRALLPTA from the coding sequence ATGAGCGAAGCCCCCCGCAACCTTCTATATCAGGAAACCTTAGCTGTACGCTGGGGTGATATGGACGCCTTTGGCCATATTAACAACGCCACCTATTTCACCTACTTTGAGCAGTGTCGCTGTAGCTGGCTAGCCTCGATATATAGCTCGGGTGCTCTTAGCAGTAATCAAGGGGATGGTCCTGTATTACTCAATGCTTCAGCCAATTTTCATTTACCGTTGGTATTTCCAGCCAACATTACGATTAGTATGTATGGCGGTAATCCAGGGCGTAGTAGCTTTAATAGCTATTACGAGATCAGAGATGCGGATAACACCGATAAACTCTACACCACCGGTGAAGCTAAGATTGTTTGGGTAGACCAGCAGGCTGGAAAATCCATGCCAGTACCTGATGATATACGGGCCTTATTGCCCACCGCTTAA
- a CDS encoding DUF1963 domain-containing protein, with product MFYDLEECPWGFAQKDKDGWAVIYENGSDEPFEQPLPLNIDPESVASEIKYLRPSTFTSYPDLDRLDISYTELSDEDHCDYYEFIANNYGDDPYHQVGGYPKPVQNDCMEEECPLVSGGVYCGEPESFTSEKAKQLRDQLNDWKLLLQFDSDDDVKVMWGHCGRLYIWVKESDAKQCNFNNSWMIMQCS from the coding sequence ATTTTTTATGACCTTGAAGAGTGTCCTTGGGGCTTTGCCCAAAAAGATAAGGACGGATGGGCCGTTATCTATGAAAATGGTAGCGATGAACCCTTTGAACAACCGTTACCCCTCAATATAGATCCCGAATCTGTTGCTTCAGAAATCAAATATTTAAGGCCTTCTACGTTTACCAGCTACCCCGACTTAGATCGTCTAGATATTTCTTACACAGAGCTATCGGATGAAGATCACTGCGATTATTATGAATTTATCGCGAATAATTATGGGGATGATCCTTACCATCAAGTGGGAGGTTACCCAAAGCCCGTGCAGAATGACTGCATGGAGGAGGAATGTCCGCTGGTTAGCGGTGGCGTCTATTGCGGTGAACCTGAAAGCTTTACCTCAGAAAAAGCAAAACAACTAAGGGACCAGCTAAATGACTGGAAATTACTTCTACAGTTTGATTCCGACGATGATGTTAAGGTTATGTGGGGACATTGTGGCAGGCTCTATATCTGGGTTAAGGAAAGTGACGCAAAGCAATGTAACTTTAATAACTCGTGGATGATTATGCAGTGCAGCTAA
- a CDS encoding dicarboxylate/amino acid:cation symporter has translation MNYGSNVYLFRMVESLGLLMRTRLWMQILLAMVLGLGIGLLLSPEGAGLVDENLSVILASWFKLPGALFLNMIQMVVIPLVVSSIILGLCGSGNVSQLKRVGLRIAPYFIATTTVAVVIGIVLAQFIQPGNYIDEALLTAATELPGSPPPQMLESKPLPERIAELIPANLNQSIAMRNMLQLVVYAIFTGVAVMLLPQKQRETAVYAFGIVQEIALKIVGWAMLFAPLAVFGLLADIAIRVGLTAIVGMSVYVGTVILGLLILLLFYLLIVALATPMRPLSFLQRISGVQLLAFSTSSSAAVMPLSMRTAETSLGVKPSIAKFIVPLGATVNMDGTALYQVIAAVFLTQVYGIDLSTAQLVGLTLTTVGASIGSPSTPGVGIVILATILAGIGVPPEGIALIIGVDRILDMCRTAVNVTGDLTACLVMDKLLGSDNLEEVTTQVA, from the coding sequence ATGAATTATGGTTCCAATGTTTACCTGTTCAGGATGGTGGAATCCCTGGGCCTGTTGATGCGCACGCGCCTGTGGATGCAAATCCTGTTGGCTATGGTGCTGGGGCTCGGTATTGGGCTGCTGCTGTCGCCGGAAGGGGCTGGGCTGGTCGATGAGAATCTCAGCGTAATATTGGCCAGCTGGTTCAAGCTGCCCGGTGCCCTATTCCTGAATATGATCCAAATGGTGGTGATTCCACTGGTGGTCTCCTCCATTATCCTCGGGCTCTGTGGCAGTGGAAATGTATCCCAGCTCAAGCGGGTTGGCCTGCGTATAGCGCCCTATTTTATTGCCACCACCACAGTAGCGGTGGTTATCGGCATAGTCCTGGCCCAATTTATTCAACCGGGTAACTATATCGATGAGGCCCTGCTCACGGCAGCTACTGAATTACCCGGCAGCCCACCACCACAGATGCTGGAATCCAAGCCGCTACCGGAGCGAATTGCCGAACTGATTCCGGCCAACCTGAATCAGAGCATCGCCATGCGCAATATGCTGCAGCTGGTGGTTTACGCGATTTTCACCGGAGTGGCAGTGATGTTGCTGCCGCAAAAGCAGCGTGAAACTGCAGTCTATGCCTTCGGCATAGTGCAGGAAATCGCCTTGAAAATAGTCGGTTGGGCCATGCTGTTCGCGCCGCTGGCGGTATTCGGATTATTGGCAGATATCGCCATTCGCGTGGGCTTAACGGCGATAGTGGGGATGTCTGTCTATGTAGGCACGGTTATTCTGGGGCTACTAATCCTACTGCTGTTCTACCTGTTGATTGTCGCACTGGCCACGCCAATGCGGCCTTTGAGCTTCCTGCAGCGCATCAGCGGCGTTCAGCTACTGGCCTTTTCCACTTCCAGCTCCGCGGCCGTTATGCCGCTTTCAATGCGCACTGCCGAGACTTCCCTGGGAGTGAAACCTTCCATAGCCAAATTTATTGTGCCCCTTGGCGCTACGGTGAATATGGACGGCACCGCGCTCTATCAGGTGATAGCGGCTGTATTCCTAACTCAGGTTTATGGAATTGATCTCAGTACCGCCCAACTGGTTGGGTTGACGTTAACAACTGTGGGGGCCTCCATCGGCTCGCCCAGTACGCCGGGCGTGGGTATCGTTATTCTCGCGACAATTCTTGCTGGTATTGGTGTTCCTCCTGAGGGCATTGCCTTGATTATTGGTGTAGATAGGATTCTGGATATGTGTCGAACCGCAGTAAATGTCACAGGCGACCTGACTGCTTGTCTGGTGATGGATAAGTTACTGGGGAGCGATAACCTGGAGGAAGTGACCACTCAGGTGGCCTGA